The Roseococcus microcysteis genome contains a region encoding:
- a CDS encoding BrnT family toxin → MRITFDPAKRARTLTERGLDFADAAHVFAGLHATLPDGRRDYGELRFISAGFLEGRLVVLVWTPRGSARRVISMRHAHADEEARWRQHLGGP, encoded by the coding sequence GTGCGGATCACCTTCGACCCGGCCAAGCGCGCCAGGACGCTGACCGAGCGAGGGCTGGACTTCGCCGATGCCGCGCATGTGTTCGCCGGGCTGCACGCGACGCTGCCCGATGGCCGACGCGACTATGGCGAGCTGCGATTTATCTCAGCCGGCTTTCTCGAAGGTCGGCTGGTGGTCCTGGTGTGGACGCCGCGGGGCAGTGCCCGGCGCGTCATTTCGATGAGGCACGCTCATGCCGACGAAGAAGCCCGCTGGCGCCAGCACCTGGGTGGACCCTGA
- a CDS encoding phage tail tube protein, translating into MPRAIGANSRLLMIPEVTYGTAPGGNWRRVPFLSSSLGAEQPLLDADVIGLGGNRDPAAPFLDTVTVAGDVVVPIDLINTGHWLRLLLGAPTTTGTSPNFIHTFGSGAAALPSQAIETGYPDVPSFDVCTGVRADTLEIDFSPTGPATATIKLVAQGSVRSGATSGGSPLTAAYTAFNKAQGSVTRSGAALAQVTGARLAYSNSIETVRTIRADRRIEGADPGVSRATGQITARFENTTLLTQAQNGTAAEFAFAYTIDANRSLTVTLHEVYLALAKTPIEGPAGVEASFDFRAAFNATATRMMTVVLRNQQPASDYT; encoded by the coding sequence CTACGGCACCGCCCCGGGTGGGAACTGGCGCCGCGTGCCCTTCCTCTCCAGCAGCCTCGGCGCCGAGCAGCCGCTGCTGGACGCGGATGTCATCGGCCTCGGTGGCAATCGCGATCCCGCCGCGCCCTTCCTCGACACCGTCACCGTCGCCGGCGACGTCGTGGTGCCGATCGACCTGATTAACACCGGCCACTGGCTGCGCCTGCTGCTCGGCGCGCCGACCACCACCGGCACCAGCCCGAACTTCATCCACACCTTCGGCTCGGGCGCGGCGGCGCTGCCGTCCCAGGCGATCGAGACCGGCTATCCGGACGTGCCGTCCTTCGACGTCTGCACCGGCGTACGCGCTGACACGCTGGAGATCGACTTCTCGCCGACCGGGCCGGCGACGGCCACCATCAAGCTGGTGGCGCAGGGCTCGGTGCGGTCGGGCGCGACCTCGGGCGGCTCGCCCCTCACCGCCGCCTATACGGCCTTCAACAAGGCTCAAGGATCCGTCACGCGGAGCGGCGCGGCGCTGGCGCAGGTGACTGGGGCGCGGCTGGCCTACTCCAACAGCATCGAGACTGTGCGGACCATCCGCGCCGATCGCCGGATCGAGGGTGCCGATCCCGGTGTGTCGCGCGCCACGGGGCAAATCACCGCGCGCTTCGAGAACACCACGCTGCTGACGCAGGCGCAGAACGGCACGGCGGCGGAGTTCGCCTTTGCCTACACAATCGACGCGAACCGCAGCCTCACCGTCACGCTGCATGAGGTGTACCTGGCGCTGGCCAAGACGCCGATCGAAGGGCCGGCGGGGGTGGAGGCCAGCTTTGATTTCCGCGCCGCCTTCAACGCCACGGCGACGCGGATGATGACGGTGGTGCTGCGGAACCAGCAGCCAGCCAGCGATTATACGTGA
- a CDS encoding arsenic resistance protein, which yields MTRQQLEKHQIWLYLAAVLLGLALGWTRPDLAGALEAVIWPALGLLLYATFTQVPLTHISDAFKDRRFMGAALVGNFVLIPIVVGGLLLLLPPDPGIRLGVLLVLLVPCTDWFITFTHLGQGDTPRAIAVTPVMLVLQFLLLPIYLWVFMGDALLEILVVERIAIVFLTLIVLPLVAAWLTERWVERARGREILIERLAWLPVPLLGVVVFLIAASQLEAVMSSLPIMGQVLGVFVAFLIVALLIGLALGRVFRLPVPATRTLIFSLGTRNSFVVLPLALALPPVWVGVAVVVVLQSLIELLGVLVYLRIVPRMTAAVGLPR from the coding sequence ATGACCCGACAACAGCTCGAAAAGCATCAGATCTGGTTGTATCTGGCAGCCGTCCTCCTTGGCCTCGCGCTCGGCTGGACGAGGCCAGACCTGGCTGGCGCGCTGGAGGCGGTGATCTGGCCCGCCCTGGGCCTGCTGCTCTATGCCACCTTCACGCAGGTACCGCTGACCCACATCTCGGATGCCTTCAAGGATCGCCGCTTCATGGGGGCGGCGCTTGTCGGGAACTTCGTCCTCATTCCCATTGTGGTCGGGGGGCTGCTGCTCCTTCTGCCGCCCGATCCAGGCATCCGTTTGGGCGTGTTGCTGGTGCTGCTCGTGCCCTGCACGGACTGGTTCATCACGTTCACCCATCTTGGACAGGGGGACACGCCGCGGGCCATCGCTGTGACGCCCGTGATGCTGGTCCTCCAGTTCCTGCTGCTGCCGATCTACCTCTGGGTCTTCATGGGCGATGCGCTCCTTGAGATCCTGGTGGTCGAGCGGATCGCAATCGTCTTTCTCACCCTGATCGTCCTCCCGCTTGTCGCGGCCTGGCTCACGGAGCGCTGGGTGGAGCGTGCCCGCGGGCGCGAAATCCTCATTGAGCGCCTGGCCTGGCTGCCGGTCCCGCTGCTTGGCGTTGTTGTCTTCCTGATCGCAGCGTCGCAGTTGGAGGCCGTGATGAGCTCGCTCCCGATCATGGGCCAGGTGCTGGGGGTCTTCGTTGCCTTTCTGATCGTAGCCCTCCTGATCGGCCTGGCGCTTGGGCGGGTCTTCCGGCTACCGGTACCGGCGACGCGGACGCTGATCTTCAGCCTCGGCACCCGGAACTCCTTTGTCGTCCTGCCTCTGGCGCTCGCCCTGCCGCCGGTCTGGGTGGGCGTGGCCGTCGTCGTGGTCTTGCAATCGCTCATCGAATTGCTCGGGGTGCTGGTCTACCTGCGTATCGTGCCACGCATGACGGCTGCGGTTGGACTGCCGCGCTGA
- a CDS encoding BrnA antitoxin family protein, producing the protein MPTKKPAGASTWVDPDDAPPLTEEFFARAEVREGTKLVRRGRPRLPDAKRQVTIRLDPELLDRLRATGPGWQTRLNEAVREWLKKHSA; encoded by the coding sequence ATGCCGACGAAGAAGCCCGCTGGCGCCAGCACCTGGGTGGACCCTGATGATGCGCCGCCCCTGACGGAGGAGTTTTTCGCGCGGGCGGAGGTTCGCGAGGGTACGAAGCTTGTCCGTCGCGGCCGGCCACGGCTGCCCGACGCCAAGCGCCAGGTGACGATCCGGCTGGATCCGGAGCTGCTGGACCGACTGCGGGCCACGGGACCTGGGTGGCAAACCCGCCTGAACGAAGCGGTGCGGGAGTGGCTCAAGAAGCATTCGGCGTGA